AGAGCCTGCCCTCAGATCTCGGAGGACGCAGCCAGAGCTGCTTCTTTCCAAAGCAGTCTCCCATCGAGACCTCACGGTGTTAGGCTACGTCTAACATCACATGGTGTGCAATGAAAATCATCGTCTCTCTGCATCACGGAGGGAGGCATCATAAAATCTATTGGGTTTATACTTTTATCAAACTCTGTATATACTACCCAGGAGATTTTGCAGATCTGGCCAATAAATCAATGAAtcagtattactttttttttttttttgaaaagtaagaAGGCCGCAGTTGCTCCCGCTCCCCAAGAGGCCTCTGTGCGCACCCTTCAGCTTCCTTTTGTACCTTCGGTAGCCTCTCTGCACGTAACTTTGTGTTAATCGAGTTTCTGCATTGCTGAGTACTGCTCATTATTGAAATACTGCTGTATTATTTCAGCACTTTTTCTTCTAGAATGCTGAGTTATATGCAGCGttaatctttaattttgttctcctacagtttaaatctgaaaaatgttctAAGCAGCTGACTCGGGTTTGTTTTGAAATCCTGCCTCGGGATATTGAGATTTAGAAACACAAATTCTCACCTTAAAATAGCAGCACAAAATGTTCTATTTACTCACAATATGAATGTAAAATATGCAGCATCCCTCACGTGAGCAGTGGACGCATACCGATAGTATCTGAAAGACAAAGGAATTCGGTGGAAAAAACCAATCCGTTGTCCTTCCTCTGGCGGGCAGCAGCACTGAACGGCATTCCTGGTCCTGGGAAAGGTGCTGCTGGTTCCAGGTCCTCTTCTCCTGCCCCCTCCAATAGCTGCTGCGCTGTaatactttttacttttaagaaaaaccATCTTAAGCCCTCTGTTAGCTTGGCCACTAGACACTGTTAGCCTGAATGCTACCTGAAACCAGCTGATGTCTGTACTGCTTGGTTCATCTGGTTGGCAAAGGTTTCGGACGATGTCGGAGACATACCGGTTTGCACACAAAACTCCGACTTCCTAAAAAGTTGTCTTGTTATTGCCTGCGACACTTGCACAGCCCGGGGGCCAGTACTCTGTAAGTCGCTGCAGGCACGGCCACGTCCAGCAGGTCCAAGTCACTTAACTCTCCCAGGGCCAGAGGGGACCCCAGAAGGGACACGACAAACATTTGCCGCTTTTGGAGCTGCAAAGCACAAACCTCCCCCTGGTACCCTCTCAGGAGGTGAGGGGCTCCAGGCCATTTCACTGCCACGGTGCAACCCTGCAGAACATCTGCTCTGAATTTCTCCTGGGTTGTAAAACCGCGGCCGTGCCATCACATAGCTACTCCGGTTCCGCTTTGCTGACAATACAAGTACACGTGGCGTAATGCAAAGCTTGCCTCTCCACATGGCTGGTTTGATGTCTTGTCTCCCACTTGCAGACGGCAGCATGAACCTGAAGAAGTACTTCGTTCGGGCGCTGCACCGCCTGCAGAAGGGCCCTGGCTACACCTACAAGGAGCTGCTGGTCTGGTACTGCGACAACACCAACACCCACGGCCCAAAGCGCATCATCAAAGAGGGGCCgaagaagaaattaatctgGTTCTTCCTAACGCTGCTCTTCGCGTCTCTGGTCTTCTGGCAGTGGGGTATCCTCATTAACACCTACCTCTCCTACAACGTCACGTCATCTCTCTCTATTGGCTTTAAGACCATGAAGTTCCCAGCGGTCACGGTCTGCAATGCCAACCCTTTCAAGTAAGTTTTTCTTCACCTAATTTACCCAGTCGTGCTGCAACACCCTCAGTTATATGGCTAGCGCAAGGTACTGTGGATCCGTTCCTGTCTCCGGTATCGTGTTAGGAGCATCACTGGAAATGATCCTTTGACTCCCCAAGTGGCACTAAAAGCCAAATAAAGGAGGACAACATAAAGGCGAACGGCTCGGCTCCAGAGGAGGGTTTGTGTGCCTGCGAGTTTGCCTGGTTTTCCTTACTGTATCAGTTAATCTAACGATGGTCATTGCCTCCCTGTAAACTTTCCCTGTCTCAGGGAAAACTCGAAGTTCAACTCGCTTGTCACAACCAAGATCAGTCTCTCAGTCTTTCCCCacaattcctttctttctccttcctcgCTGTGAACGTACCTCTTATCGCTTACGCTCTGGCCATTGAGAGCTGGTTAAACAGCAGCatcagctgggagctgcagtggTATAGCTAGATCGTCATTTCCAAGGAGTAACTGATTTTTGTTAGAGTCGCTTCGAATATATATCCGTGCAAAGGTGTAGCCCAAGGCAAGGTGCTCTCGACCGACACGCAGGAAttgctttggtgttttttcaTCTCTGCTTGCTAGAGATGTTTTGTGTAAACCGTAGTGAATTACTGAAATACAACCAATTCGGTTCTGCACTGACAGAACACAGTTCACCACCACAGCACACTGTTTATCCTCCCGCTGGTTTTCTGCCCGGTTGCAGGCTGCTGGGATGCCCGTGTCCGAGCTGGCCGTGCTCTGCACAGAGGCTCCCATCATTCTCCAGAAAATTCTTAGGCAGCAATCCGAGGTCCCCAGGAACGAGCTGCCGCATGTCCCCACTGCCTCGGCACCGCCTGGTAACCACCCTTTGTCCTGCAGATACTCAGAGGTGAAGCATCTGCTGAGAGAACTGGACAGGCTCATCGAAGCGGCGCTGGAGAGGATCCTGCAGCCCACACCGGGGAACAGCAGCGAGAACACCTCCCCGCCGCTCGACCTGGGGCTCTGGCACCAGATACCCCTGGTCCTCATCGACGAGCATGACAAAGACAACCCCGTCATCCTGGACATCTTTGAGAGCAACCAGACTGCTCTGGGCAACCAGACTGCTGGGGGCAACCAGACTGCTGGGGGCAACCAAACCGCTGCGGGCAACCAGACTGCTGGGGGCAACCAGACTGCTGGGGGCAACCAAACCGCTGCGGGCAACCAAACCGCTGCAGGCAACCAAACGGCTGCTCCACCTGCCCCAGCCAACGCGACATCGGAAGAAAAGAAGTACAAGCTGGCGGTGAAGCTGGTGAGAGGGGTCCCGCGGGAGGCAGCCGGGAGGGGCGAGGGCTGGGCAGCGCTGGGCTGGGATCCCCGGCAGGGATGCAGCGTGGAGATCGGCGTCTCCTCCCCACCAGCTGCCCGCAGCCGCTCTGCCTCGGGGCTCTGGTCCGGCtgcgccggggctgggggctgcccatGCTGGTGGCATCCTCGGTACAGGGCAGTTTGCAAGTTGTGGCGTGTTATGTCAAGGCTCCAGGgctgtttgcttggttttttgaggaaggcagcacagaggtattttaagatgtttttaaattttttttaatctgttttaaaaaccagAGGGGGGTCTGATCCCCTGCAGGTTACGCAGCCAGACGTCCCGCTGAAGCTGCTGGATTTCTGTCCATGGGGCCTGCAGCAGGATCATACCCTAAATATACTTCCTTAAATGAGAGGAAACCCAGCAAGGAGCTGTGTTAAGTTAGTCCATGACGAATGTAGGTAGCTGCATGCCATCAGTAAGATCAGCAGGTTCCTCATGGAAAAAGGGACGGGCAGCGGTAGCAGCCTCGCACTGCATCAGAGGTACGGAGCGGATCCTGCCAGGGGTCCGGCAGCCGCTGGCGAGCGGGATGCTGGAGACGCTGGGCAGCAAGGGGCAGTAACCAAGTGTGCACCGCGGCGGTCAGTGGAGTCTGCCCGCAGCGCAGAGGACAATGCCGTACGTCCTCTGGGGCCGCCCGGCGCAGCCCTgcggcaggcagagccagggctgagccagggctgagccagggctgagccaaggctgagccagggcagagccagggcagaggTGCTGCTCCACGCAGGCTCCCCGCTGCTTTCACCTCTTCCTCGGGTCTGGCACCCAAAATGCCAGGGagaggctgcggctgctgcccctgcccctgtccTCGGCGCAGAGGCACATGGGGGTCTCACGACCCCCCACCCTCTGCTCCCACCAAGGCTTCAAGGACCTGCCTGACCAGAGCTTGGAAGCTGGGGCAACTCCAGCCTTAAAGAATTGGCCAAAAAGTGGCGTTTTCTGCAATCCTGCGGAGGTAACGCTGGGACCGATGGAGAATCTGCCCAGCTGGGATACCCCCGGGGAGGGACCCATCCCCAAGCACATGCGATGTGGCAGCCGGCTCCGCAGCTCCGGCCGGCCGTCCCTCCTTCGCTCCccgggagcagcaggcagggctggcatcCGGCCGAGCGCGCAGGGAGGGGGTGCGTGCCATACGTCCCTCCTGCCGTCCCCGCCGCGGGACAGGCTCAGACCTGCCTGCTGTGTGTCCCCAGTGCAGCCATCAGGGCTCCAACAACTGCACCTACAGGAACTTCACCAGCGCGGCGCAGGCGGTGACCGAGTGGTACATCCTGCAGTCCACGAGCATCCTCTCCAAAGTCCCGCTGCACGAGAGAATCAGGATGGGCTACCAGGCAGAAGACATGATCCTGGCGTGTCTCTATGGGGCCGAACCCTGCAACTACAAGTAGGTGCATCCCGAGCTCCCTGCCCTTTTCTGTCACATCAGGAACGGTACAGGACACTAAAGGCATGACAGctgccttcttttctctttttaaggtATATATCAGTTAATAAAGAGACTTCTGCTGGTCCTTAACTCTAATGACATTTCCCAGGGCATTTCTGGATGTAATAGTGGATGAAACAGGGTATTTTGGGATAGTGCTGGCTTGAGTTTTAGTTTTGGATGGGCCGTTTTGCTTATGACATATCGAGACTAACAGCATCGATGGGACCTCCCCAGGGTATCTGGTGATAAATAaccagctgccagcccaggtgctGAGTCAGCGTACCCCGGCACAGCAGTGCACCCCCCCCTTTTTACACAAGGCTCTGAGAAATGCATTTGAGCCATCGTCGTTTCTTGTGAACGCCATATTTATATATCCAGTTTTGAGAAACAGGAGTGCACAGCAGCACCCCAGGCTCCCGCCCCTTCTGCAAGGAGGGCAGCAGAGGGTTGTTGTCAAAGGACAAGCCGTAACAGCAGCCAAAGCCTGTTGCCACAGCTCAGATCAAGCAGTTATTTCTCTCGTCTGTATGACAGACGATTCCTTTACATTCCGACCCAGCGTTATCCCCAGTGGCTGTGTCTCAGTACACACCAGtaccttgctttgcttttttttcaacagcagaTTGATTGAAATTATATCAGCTGAAATTTCTGTATAGGCATTCTAcaaataaagcaatttaaagTGAATCCCAGACCTAACCACCAAGCACCGGTCCCACCAGATGCATTGTTTTATAACCCTTTAGTCCTCCCCGAGAGTCACAGTTTTATGTGCATGATTCTTCCAGGAATTTCACCCAAATCTATCACCCAGACCACGGTAACTGCTACATCTTCAACTGGGGCATGGACGAAGAGGCTTTGAATTCTTCCAACCCCGGAGCTGAGTTCGGTAAGAGAGAGCTCTGCTAAGAAAGCAGGAGCTAAAGGAGTGAAGTGCGGGGAGTTATTCTGTCTCTCAGTGGCCATTTCTGTCAGATAGAACAGATTTACCATTTCTGTGTCTCTGGAGCACTACAGCAGGGAGTAACGGTTTTCCAGGAGGGGATAAGCCCCCAAAAGGGAAACGTACCACGTAGAAACAAGTACTGTGACTACAGATGTTACTTCGCAGAAGTGTAACATCTGGATAGCCAAAATATCTGAGGCAATGTCTGAATATTCACTCAGATATCTCCATCCCGTGCGTTCGCCATCATGCGTATTTATGCACCTGCAAGGCTGACGTGGCAGCCAGACCCTGGCTCTTCCCCCACGGACGGAGATTTTTGTgtgcagtgaaaagaaaatagattccttttttccctaaagaCTCACATTTCGATACAATTCCTGTTCTGAGTGTTTTGTCCGGTGTCCCAGGGCTGAAGTTAATTCTGGACATCAGCCAGCAAGACTATATCCCCTACCTGTCCTCCGCTGCCGGGGCCAGGCTCATGCTGCATCAACAGAAGAGCTTCCCCTTCCTTAAGGACCAGGGCATCTATGCAATGGCCGGGACGGAAACCTCCATCGGCGTGTTAGTGGTATGTGTGGCATTCCTCTAGAGCAGATTGTCTGAGAATAATGTTATCTGATGGGACTGCAACCAAGTTTGTTTTAAGTCTTGGCTGAACTGGCTCAAACCAAAAGAGTCAAGGTATACGCTAGCTGTGGGCTGGAACACTTTATGGAGACTTTTATGTAACTGTCCTGGCAAAGTGCTTTATTGAAGCCAAAATATTGAGCTCAGGTCATTGTTCCCTCTTCCTTCAGCATGTCAGAAGGTGCCTTGCTAAAACATGCTGCTCTTGAACACCCCCATCTGCCTCGATCCGCCCCGGGGAACGGgctgcagctccttcagctctgcttcctgcggttccttgatttttttcaaagccagCGGGGAATACAGGAATTGCAGAGTCTCTAGACACGGGCACCAGGGACCTGGGGAGGAGCGGTGACTGCTGAAATTTGCTGTTTCGGTTTTCTTTCAGGATGAACTGGAACGGATGGGCTATCCCTACAGTGACTGCACCATGAACGGGTCTGATGTCCCTGTAAAAAATCTCTATAGCCAATACAATACCTCCTACTCCATACAGGTAAAACACGTTTTTAAATCAAACAAGGCTGtttaggaaaaatgtcaaaGCAGTTAAAATCTTTGACCAGCATGCAGGATTACTGGAGCATCAGCAATGACAAAGTAAAAGCGTAACCTAAACACGGGACCCTTCTTTTCTGGTAAGAAACCAGCACTTGACTCTGAATGCTCAATAGCTCCAGGTTTGGAAACGATCCCAGTGGATCCAGTGGAAATAACTGTGTATTGCAGGAGCAAGACCTAACGATGCGGGTATTAACACTTGCATCGAAAGATAAGGAGCGTTCCTCTGGCAGGCAACAC
Above is a genomic segment from Ciconia boyciana chromosome 13, ASM3463844v1, whole genome shotgun sequence containing:
- the SCNN1B gene encoding epithelial sodium channel subunit beta yields the protein MNLKKYFVRALHRLQKGPGYTYKELLVWYCDNTNTHGPKRIIKEGPKKKLIWFFLTLLFASLVFWQWGILINTYLSYNVTSSLSIGFKTMKFPAVTVCNANPFKYSEVKHLLRELDRLIEAALERILQPTPGNSSENTSPPLDLGLWHQIPLVLIDEHDKDNPVILDIFESNQTALGNQTAGGNQTAGGNQTAAGNQTAGGNQTAGGNQTAAGNQTAAGNQTAAPPAPANATSEEKKYKLAVKLCSHQGSNNCTYRNFTSAAQAVTEWYILQSTSILSKVPLHERIRMGYQAEDMILACLYGAEPCNYKNFTQIYHPDHGNCYIFNWGMDEEALNSSNPGAEFGLKLILDISQQDYIPYLSSAAGARLMLHQQKSFPFLKDQGIYAMAGTETSIGVLVDELERMGYPYSDCTMNGSDVPVKNLYSQYNTSYSIQACLRSCFQNHMIEICGCGHYMFPLPEGVNYCNNEDNPGWAYCYSSLRSSIRHRQICIDSCKETCNDTQYKMTISMADWPSEASEDWIFHILSYERDMSTNVTLDRNGIIKLNIYFQEYNYRTISESAATTIVWLLSSLGGQFGFWMGGSVLCLIEFGEIIIDSLWITVINVISWCKGLKQKRVQARYPDAPPTVSELVEAHTNLGFQHEDAGALPGDEPLPPEPGTPPPNYDSLRVQPLDVLGPDSDAEAE